The Neodiprion virginianus isolate iyNeoVirg1 chromosome 5, iyNeoVirg1.1, whole genome shotgun sequence genome contains a region encoding:
- the LOC124305581 gene encoding uncharacterized protein LOC124305581, whose product MNIRSIRETISLLIKANIQKEKFFIRATDTNDATVRTDTINTHTQVTTALKAAKVEYFTYTPKSLRPKPIVLKEIAGDYNKDDILEELKELNLPNTKIDRVTQLKTNNENQQRKIYIVHLTHDSELTHIKNIKFLAHQKIRWEHLKRSAIHQCSNCQRLGHASINWHMPYRCVKRSDNHAPGECTITTETDKQKLRCANCSSTGHPSSYKGCPYYKFIIKIIRANNTTNQKQTAQKLHTAHRTIKQGLSFAQATSNKTTQQIPHTTQ is encoded by the coding sequence ATGAATATAAGAAGTATCCGAGAGACAATCTCGCTACTCATTAAAGCCAATATCCAAAAAGAAAAGTTCTTCATCAGAGCCACAGATACCAACGACGCAACCGTCCGAACTGACACAATCAACACGCACACGCAAGTAACAACAGCTCTAAAAGCCGCAAAGGTCGAATACTTTACGTACACACCAAAGTCGCTAAGACCAAAACCCATCGTACTCAAAGAAATAGCCGGAGACTACAACAAAGACGATATACTAGAGGAACTGAAAGAATTAAATCTACCGAACACAAAAATCGACAGAGTCACACAACTCAAAACAAACAATGAAAAccaacaaagaaaaatatatatcgtaCATCTGACACACGACAGCGAACTCACgcatattaaaaatataaaattcctAGCGCATCAGAAAATCCGGTGGGAACACCTCAAGCGAAGTGCAATACACCAATGCAGTAACTGCCAGCGCCTGGGACACGCCAGCATAAACTGGCACATGCCATACAGATGCGTAAAACGCAGCGATAACCATGCACCCGGAGAATGCACTATTACAACCGAAACCGACAAACAAAAACTACGCTGTGCAAACTGCAGCAGCACAGGACACCCATCCAGCTATAAGGGATGTCCGTACTACAAATTCATTATCAAGATAATCCGAGCCAATAATACAACTAACCAGAAACAAACAGCACAAAAGCTACACACAGCACATAGGACGATAAAGCAAGGCCTCTCTTTCGCACAGGCAACATCAAATAAAACAACTCAACAAATCCCGCATACCACACAATAA
- the LOC124305285 gene encoding tetracycline resistance protein, class D-like isoform X2 has product MFTELIVHRTCQILIGTDDTSKCNIQGKNDSTANELHFEAETEKYASIIVMAKAMIESLLSTVVSLFLGPWSDKGGRRPVLLGGTIGFTVMLTMLSLMCSWDINPWYLIIPSIPGFITGGTITVVMGAMCYATDSTEEEQRTAVMAWMQTAIFSGVVLGLFGGPIISTNCGYTTVFSIGAICSALSTLVIYFAIPESVKSAIKESHLRGLFDVSLLKKLVTSIVVKRDGFHRFVAWLAIFVYTFSVMLQVGDTSVGFLFAKARLDWDAAQYSYAAGIGLLLTVTALSGASLFGTSLGASDTMLATLGLVSGLSCALGKALVSKGWHMYLSTSIGMFSAIVPPVMRSILSKSVPLDDIGTVLSLTGLLETLSPMGGAPLFALIFSHYLPPIYPSPVYLVSAALFVLLLLCTACIEVLTRRSRNLQFYTATPEKETEE; this is encoded by the exons ATGTTCACGGAGCTGATTGTGCACCGTACGTGCCAAATTCTGATAGGAACAGATGACACTTCGAAGTGCAATATTCAAGGGAAAAATGATAGCACGGCAAACGAATTGCATTTTGAAGCTGAAACTGAAAAGTATGCGAGTATAATTGTAATGGCAAAGGCTATGATCGAAAGCTTACTCTCAACTGTGGTTTCGTTATTTCTCGGTCCTTGGAGCGACAAAGGTGGACGAAGACCTGTCTTATTGGGAGGAACCATCG GTTTTACGGTGATGTTAACGATGCTCTCATTGATGTGCAGTTGGGATATAAATCCTTGGTACTTGATAATTCCCTCGATCCCGGGATTCATTACCGGAGGAACGATCACGGTAGTAATGGGTGCAATGTGTTACGCAACCGATTCAACGGAAGAAGAACAAAGAACGGCGGTAATGGCTTGGATGCAAACCGCGATATTTAGTGGAGTGGTCTTGGGTTTATTTGGGGGGCCTATCATATCGACAAACTGTGGCTACACAACTGTGTTTAGCATAGGCGCGATTTGCAGTGCATTGTCGACACTTGTAATTTACTTCGCTATTCCTGAATCGGTCAAGTCTGCGATCAAG GAGTCACATTTACGTGGACTCTTCGACGTCTCCCTCCTGAAGAAGCTTGTTACCAGTATTGTAGTTAAACGGGACGGTTTTCATCGGTTTGTAGCCTGGCTTGCGATATTCGTTTACACTTTTAGCGTGATGCTTCAGGTAGGAGATACGAGCGTTGGATTTCTATTCGCAAAAGCGCGACTAGATTGGGATGCTGCACAATACTCTTACGCTGCTGGTATTGGTCTCTTGCTGACCGTCACTGCCTTGAGTGGAGCATCTCTATTCGGAACTAGTTTAG GCGCTTCGGACACAATGTTGGCCACTCTAGGCCTCGTGTCAGGCTTGAGTTGTGCACTTGGGAAAGCTCTCGTATCGAAAGGTTGGCACATGTATCTCTCAACGTCAATCGGAATGTTTTCCGCAATTGTCCCACCAGTTATGCGATccattttatcgaaatcaGTGCCTCTCGATGATATTG GTACCGTGCTGTCGCTGACGGGGCTTCTGGAAACGTTGTCTCCAATGGGCGGAGCGCCGTTATTCGCGTTGATATTTTCCCATTATTTACCTCCGATATATCCATCACCAGTTTACCTCGTTTCCGCTGCTCTGTTCGTTTTATTGCTACTTTGCACAGCATGCATCGAAGTATTGACGAGGAGATCGCGTAACTTGCAATTTTACACTGCCACAcctgaaaaagaaacggaagaaTAG
- the LOC124305285 gene encoding tetracycline resistance protein, class D-like isoform X1, with the protein MITVKEIREPSEKKTIRFFILGCSIVLLIYAQTSTGLMFTELIVHRTCQILIGTDDTSKCNIQGKNDSTANELHFEAETEKYASIIVMAKAMIESLLSTVVSLFLGPWSDKGGRRPVLLGGTIGFTVMLTMLSLMCSWDINPWYLIIPSIPGFITGGTITVVMGAMCYATDSTEEEQRTAVMAWMQTAIFSGVVLGLFGGPIISTNCGYTTVFSIGAICSALSTLVIYFAIPESVKSAIKESHLRGLFDVSLLKKLVTSIVVKRDGFHRFVAWLAIFVYTFSVMLQVGDTSVGFLFAKARLDWDAAQYSYAAGIGLLLTVTALSGASLFGTSLGASDTMLATLGLVSGLSCALGKALVSKGWHMYLSTSIGMFSAIVPPVMRSILSKSVPLDDIGTVLSLTGLLETLSPMGGAPLFALIFSHYLPPIYPSPVYLVSAALFVLLLLCTACIEVLTRRSRNLQFYTATPEKETEE; encoded by the exons aTGATCACAGTTAAGGAAATTAGGGAAccaagtgagaaaaaaacgatACGCTTCTTTATTTTGGGCTGTTCAATAGTTCTCCTAATCTACGCGCAAACTTCCACAG GTCTCATGTTCACGGAGCTGATTGTGCACCGTACGTGCCAAATTCTGATAGGAACAGATGACACTTCGAAGTGCAATATTCAAGGGAAAAATGATAGCACGGCAAACGAATTGCATTTTGAAGCTGAAACTGAAAAGTATGCGAGTATAATTGTAATGGCAAAGGCTATGATCGAAAGCTTACTCTCAACTGTGGTTTCGTTATTTCTCGGTCCTTGGAGCGACAAAGGTGGACGAAGACCTGTCTTATTGGGAGGAACCATCG GTTTTACGGTGATGTTAACGATGCTCTCATTGATGTGCAGTTGGGATATAAATCCTTGGTACTTGATAATTCCCTCGATCCCGGGATTCATTACCGGAGGAACGATCACGGTAGTAATGGGTGCAATGTGTTACGCAACCGATTCAACGGAAGAAGAACAAAGAACGGCGGTAATGGCTTGGATGCAAACCGCGATATTTAGTGGAGTGGTCTTGGGTTTATTTGGGGGGCCTATCATATCGACAAACTGTGGCTACACAACTGTGTTTAGCATAGGCGCGATTTGCAGTGCATTGTCGACACTTGTAATTTACTTCGCTATTCCTGAATCGGTCAAGTCTGCGATCAAG GAGTCACATTTACGTGGACTCTTCGACGTCTCCCTCCTGAAGAAGCTTGTTACCAGTATTGTAGTTAAACGGGACGGTTTTCATCGGTTTGTAGCCTGGCTTGCGATATTCGTTTACACTTTTAGCGTGATGCTTCAGGTAGGAGATACGAGCGTTGGATTTCTATTCGCAAAAGCGCGACTAGATTGGGATGCTGCACAATACTCTTACGCTGCTGGTATTGGTCTCTTGCTGACCGTCACTGCCTTGAGTGGAGCATCTCTATTCGGAACTAGTTTAG GCGCTTCGGACACAATGTTGGCCACTCTAGGCCTCGTGTCAGGCTTGAGTTGTGCACTTGGGAAAGCTCTCGTATCGAAAGGTTGGCACATGTATCTCTCAACGTCAATCGGAATGTTTTCCGCAATTGTCCCACCAGTTATGCGATccattttatcgaaatcaGTGCCTCTCGATGATATTG GTACCGTGCTGTCGCTGACGGGGCTTCTGGAAACGTTGTCTCCAATGGGCGGAGCGCCGTTATTCGCGTTGATATTTTCCCATTATTTACCTCCGATATATCCATCACCAGTTTACCTCGTTTCCGCTGCTCTGTTCGTTTTATTGCTACTTTGCACAGCATGCATCGAAGTATTGACGAGGAGATCGCGTAACTTGCAATTTTACACTGCCACAcctgaaaaagaaacggaagaaTAG